A region of Pyxidicoccus parkwaysis DNA encodes the following proteins:
- a CDS encoding zf-HC2 domain-containing protein translates to MSSQCDKLYLFLDGELGPVDEEKFRHHLARCEPCATGLHEAMQLELLSLYALGDTDAAAKVHAEPVKPAPARQQRRPLLTLLPGGRLAAGAVLALAGVLATLAVVTPSQLKVSREVWLAQAPTRRLEARVAYAPADGHRPYAPLRSATGTSEPPRPPPLRELADLEDAGDLHGIAAAYLVRKDWRQAADFLQRTPPSPDRDSDRAIILLEQGRPKDALSLLEGVLRQVPTHPQAQWNRALVLRELGLTLPAAEAFEAVAKLGEPGWSEEALIRARALRHETHAHGVSWNTGLAAMH, encoded by the coding sequence GTGAGCTCCCAGTGCGACAAGCTGTATCTCTTCCTCGACGGTGAGCTGGGGCCCGTGGACGAGGAGAAGTTCCGTCACCACCTCGCTCGCTGCGAGCCGTGCGCCACGGGGCTGCACGAGGCGATGCAGCTGGAGCTGCTCAGCCTGTACGCGCTGGGAGACACCGACGCCGCGGCGAAGGTGCACGCCGAGCCGGTGAAGCCCGCGCCCGCGCGCCAGCAGCGCCGGCCCCTGCTGACGCTGTTGCCCGGAGGCCGTCTGGCCGCGGGCGCGGTGCTGGCGCTGGCCGGGGTGCTCGCGACGCTCGCCGTCGTCACGCCGTCACAGCTCAAGGTGTCTCGCGAGGTCTGGCTCGCGCAGGCGCCCACGCGACGGCTGGAGGCACGCGTCGCCTACGCTCCCGCCGACGGGCACCGCCCCTACGCGCCCCTGCGCAGTGCCACCGGGACGTCGGAGCCACCCCGGCCGCCGCCCCTGCGTGAGCTGGCGGACCTGGAGGACGCGGGGGATTTGCACGGCATCGCCGCCGCGTACCTCGTGCGCAAGGACTGGCGCCAGGCGGCGGACTTCCTCCAGCGCACGCCGCCGTCTCCGGACCGCGACAGCGACAGGGCCATCATCCTGCTGGAGCAGGGCCGCCCCAAAGACGCGCTCTCGCTGCTGGAGGGCGTGCTGCGCCAGGTACCCACGCACCCGCAGGCCCAGTGGAACCGCGCCCTGGTGCTGCGGGAGCTGGGGCTGACGCTACCCGCCGCGGAGGCCTTCGAGGCGGTGGCGAAGCTGGGCGAGCCCGGCTGGAGCGAGGAGGCGTTGATCCGCGCCCGTGCGCTCCGTCATGAAACACATGCACACGGGGTGAGCTGGAACACCGGCCTTGCCGCGATGCATTGA
- a CDS encoding M24 family metallopeptidase, protein MRGGSWAILSCALLAACATPARRGSGTDAPPLLTWSEQIAVREAWLQKRHGLLLDMMRRHGVGMWIVVNEEFHDDPLTQFVAPPRPYAGNRDIFVFIDAGAEGLKRVALTGYAEAVLTRFFELPAEGRTPREVLGELDARYHPKTIALGIGGKRGVTRSLTRESYSFLVEALGAEAEARFVSAAPLIEEYLDTRLPEEWETYHGLVQLTDAVVREALSTSVITPGKTTVGDVRRWLFDRLWALGVSTWFQPDVRVQRKGQAASSSRGFLAPATEDVVIQRGDLLHVDFGITYMGLNTDWQKMAYVPREGEADVPAGLKKALANTNALQDALMLRASRPGRSSADVYEQTMAEMKEKGIEAMVYSHPLGNQGHALGASIDFRSASRKEEPKLLREGSYIAIELNAATVVPEWDGQKVYVMQEDPAYLTAEGWKFFVPRQEAFYLVGSGVFTTRGAEMH, encoded by the coding sequence ATGCGTGGTGGAAGCTGGGCAATCCTCTCGTGCGCGCTGCTGGCCGCCTGTGCCACGCCGGCCCGGAGGGGAAGCGGTACGGATGCACCGCCCCTGCTGACCTGGTCCGAGCAGATTGCGGTGCGCGAGGCCTGGCTGCAGAAGCGCCACGGGCTGCTCCTGGACATGATGCGCCGCCACGGCGTGGGCATGTGGATTGTCGTCAACGAGGAGTTCCACGACGACCCGCTGACGCAGTTCGTGGCGCCGCCGCGGCCGTATGCGGGCAACCGGGACATCTTCGTCTTCATCGACGCGGGCGCGGAGGGACTCAAGCGCGTGGCGCTGACGGGCTACGCGGAGGCCGTGCTCACGCGCTTCTTCGAGTTGCCCGCCGAGGGCCGCACGCCGCGCGAGGTGCTGGGCGAATTGGACGCGCGCTACCATCCCAAGACAATTGCGCTGGGCATCGGCGGCAAGCGCGGGGTGACGCGCAGCCTGACGCGTGAGTCCTATTCCTTCCTGGTGGAGGCGCTGGGCGCGGAGGCGGAGGCGCGCTTCGTGAGCGCGGCGCCGCTCATCGAGGAGTACCTGGACACGCGGCTTCCGGAGGAGTGGGAGACGTACCACGGCCTCGTGCAGCTCACGGACGCGGTGGTGAGGGAGGCGCTCTCCACCTCGGTGATTACGCCGGGCAAGACGACGGTGGGCGACGTGCGCCGCTGGCTCTTCGACAGGCTGTGGGCGCTGGGCGTGAGCACGTGGTTCCAGCCGGACGTGCGCGTGCAGCGCAAGGGCCAGGCGGCCTCGTCGTCGCGCGGATTCCTCGCGCCCGCGACGGAGGACGTCGTCATCCAACGGGGTGACTTGCTCCATGTGGACTTCGGAATCACCTACATGGGGTTGAACACGGACTGGCAGAAGATGGCGTACGTGCCGCGCGAGGGTGAGGCGGACGTGCCGGCCGGCCTGAAGAAGGCGCTCGCCAACACGAATGCGCTGCAGGACGCGCTGATGCTGCGTGCCTCGCGCCCGGGCCGCTCGTCGGCGGACGTGTACGAGCAGACGATGGCGGAGATGAAGGAGAAGGGAATCGAGGCGATGGTGTACAGCCACCCGCTGGGCAACCAGGGCCACGCGCTGGGGGCGAGCATCGACTTCCGCTCGGCCAGCCGGAAGGAGGAGCCGAAGCTGCTGCGCGAGGGCTCGTACATCGCCATCGAGCTGAACGCGGCCACCGTCGTGCCCGAGTGGGACGGGCAGAAGGTGTACGTGATGCAGGAGGACCCCGCGTACCTCACGGCCGAGGGGTGGAAGTTCTTCGTGCCGAGGCAGGAGGCCTTCTACCTCGTGGGCAGCGGCGTCTTCACCACGCGCGGCGCGGAGATGCACTGA